In Helicobacter ibis, one genomic interval encodes:
- a CDS encoding peptidase U32 family protein, with protein sequence MSNTKKIPELLSPAGNLKKLKIALSYGADAVYGGVSHFSLRNRASKEFDFDSFGEGVRYTHSLGKKIYVTINGFPFNSQLKLLESHIEKMASLNPDAFIMATPGVVKLSKKIAPHIPIHLSTQANVLNVLDAEVFYEMGVKRIVAARELSLKDAIEIKKALPNLELEIFVHGSMCFAFSGRCLISALQNGRVPNRGSCANDCRFDYEYYVKNPDNGVMMRLVEEEGVGTHIFNAKDLKLVEHIPAILESDVIDSLKIEGRTKSSYYAGITALAYRAALDDYRDSNFVLDRYENELLTLKNRGFSDGYLIHRPFEKLNTQNHKTAISEGSYQVNAEVSEDGKFALCRHTIRLGESKEIVSPNIDEVSVGKSELGEIYSENGKKYMKFYKILLENGKELESIHSGNENKIVLPITLPAFSFLREKIE encoded by the coding sequence TTGAGTAATACAAAAAAAATCCCCGAGTTACTCTCCCCTGCTGGGAATCTAAAAAAACTAAAAATAGCTTTAAGTTATGGTGCTGATGCTGTATATGGTGGAGTTAGTCATTTTTCTTTAAGAAATAGGGCTAGTAAAGAATTTGACTTTGATAGTTTTGGTGAGGGCGTTAGATATACTCATTCTTTGGGTAAAAAAATATATGTAACAATAAATGGTTTTCCGTTTAACTCGCAACTAAAGCTTCTAGAATCTCATATTGAAAAAATGGCATCTTTAAACCCAGATGCTTTTATCATGGCTACACCCGGGGTGGTAAAGTTATCTAAAAAAATAGCACCACATATCCCAATCCATCTATCAACACAAGCAAATGTCCTAAATGTACTTGATGCAGAAGTCTTCTATGAAATGGGAGTTAAAAGAATTGTAGCTGCAAGAGAGCTTAGCTTAAAAGATGCAATAGAGATTAAAAAGGCACTGCCTAACTTGGAGCTAGAAATTTTTGTGCATGGAAGTATGTGTTTTGCATTTTCTGGTAGATGTCTTATTTCTGCGTTGCAAAATGGTAGAGTCCCAAATCGTGGAAGCTGTGCTAATGATTGCAGATTCGATTATGAATATTATGTCAAAAATCCTGATAATGGCGTTATGATGAGACTTGTAGAAGAAGAGGGAGTTGGCACACATATTTTTAACGCTAAAGATTTAAAATTAGTAGAACATATACCTGCTATACTAGAAAGTGATGTTATTGATTCGCTAAAAATTGAAGGAAGAACAAAGTCTAGCTATTATGCTGGAATCACTGCTTTAGCTTATAGGGCAGCACTTGATGATTATAGGGATTCTAATTTTGTTTTGGATAGATATGAAAATGAATTATTGACTCTTAAAAATCGTGGTTTTAGCGATGGATATTTGATACATAGACCATTTGAAAAGCTAAATACACAAAACCATAAAACAGCCATTAGCGAGGGTAGCTATCAAGTAAATGCTGAAGTGAGTGAAGATGGTAAGTTTGCTTTATGTAGGCATACAATTAGACTTGGAGAAAGCAAAGAAATAGTAAGTCCTAATATCGATGAGGTATCAGTTGGCAAGAGTGAGCTTGGCGAGATATATAGTGAGAATGGCAAAAAATATATGAAGTTTTATAAGATTCTACTAGAAAATGGCAAGGAGTTAGAATCGATTCATAGTGGAAATGAAAATAAAATAGTATTGCCAATTACTTTACCTGCCTTTAGCTTTTTAAGGGAAAAGATAGAGTAA
- a CDS encoding DUF2972 domain-containing protein: MVVLILIVVCIERGGGIITTILGDNKKGYVDISDDILDSKDSQNMSYLKIYCNDLELLKCDSFKYDISNFCYRLHIKIQDEDNKRLIENQVLQYLKESEFYSEVKELLTHETTIFRSCAPHIYDGWKYYKEFLE; this comes from the coding sequence TTGGTAGTATTAATATTGATTGTGGTATGTATAGAGCGGGGGGGGGGTATTATAACCACTATTTTAGGTGACAATAAAAAAGGTTATGTTGATATTAGTGATGATATTTTGGATTCTAAAGATAGCCAAAATATGAGTTATTTGAAAATTTACTGCAATGATTTGGAACTTCTTAAATGTGATAGCTTTAAGTATGATATTAGTAATTTTTGTTATAGATTGCATATAAAGATTCAAGATGAAGATAATAAAAGACTAATAGAAAATCAAGTATTGCAATATTTAAAAGAAAGTGAATTTTATTCAGAGGTTAAAGAGTTATTGACACATGAAACAACAATTTTTAGATCATGTGCACCACACATATATGATGGTTGGAAGTATTACAAAGAGTTTTTGGAATAA